AGAGGGGCGTGGCTTAGGGGGTGGTGGTCAGCTGAGAGACGGAAGGGGGCGATGGAGGTGGGGGAACGGGAAGCAGCACCCAAGGCAGAGATCTTCGAGCAGCTGGGCAGTGAAAGGCCAAAACCCGGAGCGGATCTACCACAGTATGGTATGGCTATGggtatggctatggctatgggtATGGGTACTCCAATTCTGCCCGAGACTTGGGCTTGGGCGTCGACGTCTCTAGAGCAGAGTCTCTCGCGCCATTCGCCTCTCTGGTGcattttgatatatattttttcttgaCTTGGGGGGCAGGTTTCGGTTTGGGATTTGGAAAAGCGAAGCAAAGTCCGCGCCGCGTTTTTCGTATATAAGTTGCCACAATTTGGTAGTCGAAATCAGAATCAACTCGTTCGCTGAGTATTCAACAAGCACTTCTCCTTCAACAACCCAACTTCAACACCCACCCCAAACAAACAACATGAAGGTGAGGACATCGCCAGGAGTGTCTTAACATCGTTTTagaattttcaaaaacttttttaaaatttgcaaaagtttCTGAGAATTATCCTCAATAACATGTGACTAATGGCGATTCTTAAATCGTTTTGCAGTTCGCCGTTGCCGTAGTCATGTTCGTGTGCGCCCTGGCTGGAGCTCATGCCTCGTGGGCCCAGATCGCTCCCGGTGTCTCCTATGTGAGCCCCGTGGCCCATGGAGCTGGTCTGTGGAACGGAGCCTGGAATGGTGCCTGGAACGGTGCCTGGAACGGCGCCTGGAACGGTGCTCCCTGGGGCGCCCCTGCCGCCGTTGCCGTCCATGCCAGCGCTGCTCCCTGGGGTCTGACCGGTGCCGGCTGGCACGGCGCTGCTGTTCCCGGAATCAACCTCGCCCAGGGACCTGGTCTCGCCGCCGGCCATGGCCATGAGGGCGTCTATGTGGCCAAGACCCGTGGTGCCATCCACACCGCTCCCCTCGCCGGACACATCAACTCCGCCACCTCCGTGAACGTGGCCCCTGCCCCCGGAACTCTGTAAGTCGGGAGTGACGGACAACTACCATACCCAAACCGATGCCAAACGGAGCGGATGGATGGCAGTATAACTGATCTCCAACTGCTTCAGCGACTTCCCACGACTACTCCAACCGGATGAATATCCATCTCTCTCTGTACACTTATTGTTAAGCACACCGCTCTTAGTCCCCCCCCGCCCCCTACCACCTGATACGAACACGATCCTGATCTTGGGTCCATGTCCATATCCTCTGGACATTTCCCAACGCACTCAGCAATATATAAAGTCCAACAGCAAttacaacaactacaacaaaccaacaaacgACAgcatgttaattttattttttgagaaCTCTTCAAATACTTCCCATCTGCTATCCTGTCTTTCTACTCTGTCTACTCTACTCTACCCTACAACTATCTCTGTACACTTCTATATCAATTACTATCTGGCATATCGCCCTAGATATGCCCTGTCAACCTGTAAATATCCCATTGTACTCTAGTAATCTGCAACAATGTAAAGATTGACGAAAgcgttataaataaaagcaatcaGCGTTTTTTATACGAACTAAATATTGtgttttttgcaaatattccattttttaaaattaaaaattaaaaattaaaattttttaaagttcTTACGATAAAACTTCGAAGAAAACTTCGAATTTTTCTGaagcaaaagttttaaattaggattaatgtaaatattttaatttttaatatttaaaaatgcctACAAGAAAACATGGAACATTTTTCTGAACCAAAAGCTTAAAGTTCATATTAATGTCAATATTTTATTCTTGAAGTAAGATTTTTACTAAAAACCAACATCTTAGTCTaggaattcaatttaaaaatactttgtGAATTAGTGTTACCATTGCGAGAATTCTTGATACGTTTGCACAATACAccaacatatttaatgtttttatctattatttaaaCTCATTCTGTTGTTAAATAACGTCAAACCATCTCATATTAAAATTACTATTTAGCCATCAttaaaaacaactaaaagaTAAACTACATATTAGTTAATTATAACCTTGGGTCGTTTGTTTGCACCTGCGCGACCTTGAAAAACCGACAAATTGTTCAATTGATTTCATATCTGCCAAGAATGTCTAGATCAAATGTTGCTTTGTCTTTGCCTTTAAGTGTCTATTATTATAGTGACAGTCCTAATTTGCTTGGCAATACCATCGGCCACAGCTGAACGGTAGTCAAGTTGGGGGCCAATGGTCATTAGATCGAGTTAATTGGAACGGAGCCAGCTCATATGCACGTATTGGGCCACAGGGCGTATGCTTAATTATGCAAACGCTTAGCGCTAATTACAGATCGCACAGAGACcaagtttcggtttcagtcaGCACCTGGGCTTCTGGtacaacagaaaataattggcacacaaagtaaattatagcAGCCGCTAATTACAGATTATCATCGCAGCGCAAGAATTCAACTTgaacttttttttggctgtcTGCTAAGAGATTTTGCCAAGACTCAATCGATCTCACCCACATTGGCATGGGAACGAGTTTTCCCCCTCTTGCAGTAATTGAATTGTCTTTGCTGGGCCGAATTTGCACTAAAGTCTGACTTAATTGCGGCACCTAATGGGTTTGCGATATATTTATGTGGGCTGTTCCAGGCGGCAGACACCCACGCTCCAGACTCATTTTTCCAATTGAATGTTGCGCAATGTCGATTCCATTAGGTAATCGGAGGTGGAAATTAGGGTAATACTTACGGTAATAgcctggaaaagcggaaaagcctGGAATGCCTTTCAGCTGTGTTAATTGCAACTTGGGGGTTATTTATATTCAACAATTAAGTGGTCACTTTCATTAAACGAAATGCGTGAAAAGTGCATCGCATAAGCACACATGGTAATATTGTTCCtattgattaaaatttaactCAAGTTTTTCAGCTTAAGCTTTTTTCTATATACTCGTAATTAAAGCAGGTTAACGTTTTTGTTCTGTGCAAATGGACTActatatttaaagtttttttaatatcccataattatatttcaatatcAGTCGCTGAAGTGGGCTGTTCCTCGCATATCATTAACCCTTAAGACACATAAATCAGATATTAGCCGGCCTTATACAGGATACGAATCGCTCCATAATTGGAATCGTGTTATAAATCATACTGAAATGCTAATCGCgcacaaacaacaattaagtaattaaagtGGCGGTGTGATGCAGTGAAAATCAACTTACCGGAACTGCAGCTTAAAAGTGGGTTGGGCCACTCACATCGACAGTTGGACCCACATGGCCACGGAGATGGAAACACACTCACCGAGAATGCATTTTTCTGTGGCGGTGCAAGTTTGAGTGGTGCGAATACGGTGGGTCACCATCGAGTTAGATCATTTTGAGAACCACAGCTTAGATATACAAATTAAGCTAACTTACATATTGTTTCCTTCtcatagtttttatttttgattttctttaataaattgttgatACATTTACGTATCTCGATTATTACAATAAGCTAATAACAAAGTAGGTGTAGAACTAGTTCTTGAACAAAACCGCTCTGAAGGCGTTCAACCTAGCCGTttgatccgatccgatccgatacGATCagatccaatccgatccgtTCAGATCCGAGGCATGTCATTAGAGCTGATCATATGCATGCGGAGCAGTGTCAGCGGTGTCCACCGTGTCATGGTGTGTGAACTCTCACTTTCATGAACCCTCCGACTTGGCGCTTTTCCATAGCTGATGTGGTCAGCGGTGGGGTATAAAACTGGCCGGCAGCTCCGTTGACAGATCAGTTCAGAACAAGAGTTCAACCAGAGCGCAAACCAAAACCCACAAACAGCACCATGAAAGTGAGTTATCAAACGGATTTATCCTGATCATAAACAAAACCTTAACTGCATGGATTGGTAATTCTACAAGGAAGTTTTGGTACCAAGACTCCAAGATCctaaattcaatcaaagaaacCAAATTTACGTACAACTTTTTTATAAGTTTAAAGTACGGataattaactttaaaatcAACTAAACACAACTTTTGATTCAACAgttcgccgtcgccgtcgtctTCACTTTGGCCCTCGCCATGGGCGTGCAGTCGTCTGTGATCCCCCTGCTGTCCCAGGTGGCTGGACATGGACTGTCCTACACCGCCGTTTCCGGACCCGCTGTGGTGGCCTCCCCCTGGGCCGTTCCCGCCGCCCACTGGCCCGCCGCCGTGAACGTGGCCTCGTGGCCTCCGGCAGCGATCCATGCCGCCGCTCCTGCCGTGGTTGCTGCCCATGCTCCCTCCGTCGTCGTGGCCCCCGTGGCCCACAGTGGCGTCTACACTGCCCAGACCCGCGGTGCCATCCACACTGCTCCTCTGGCCGGACACATCCAGTCGGTGGCCTCCATCAACGCCGCCCCCGCTCCCGGAACCTTGTAAGGAGTATACCACCTTGAAGCCCATTGCCGATCGGACCATTGCCTCTGCCACGGAAACTGCCATTGATGGGGTAGCCCCGCTATCGAACTGGGGGATCCCACAACACTGTTTTGTAAATACATTGTATATATAGACGTATATAGACAGGGTACTCGCACCTAGCACCTGAACAGGATCCTTTCATACCTGTCCCAAAAACGGATTCATCAAAATTCCCTTCCGACTCAAGCACCCGGCCACTTTTGTGGTTGCCTATTTCTCTCGCTACCTATTTATTTAGCATACATTTTCCGAGCATTCCTGTGAAAAAGCCCCGCGAGTTTTCCTGGATGGAAATGCTTGTACATCTTGccaataaagaaaatgtaacTAAAGTATATACGTTTTATTTTGGGAAACTCATGATAACTATTGCAGAGTTGGGAATTAGATATTTCTATACCTGAATAGGAACACAGGAACACACtaaactaataataaatacaaataaatataaaataatacaaatgaCATACAaagtttttttagttttatatttcctcattttgttgttttgtacagaacattagaaaatattattcgCTGGCTGTAGCTTTACTTGAAGGTAATGTGAGTATACAAAGTATGTTTTGGTCAGGcgaaaattataataaatagttGCTGCCTGACATATTGCCACAGGCACAGTCAATTAGTATACAAAGTCCGTTCGCTCTCAATCTATTATCATCGCATTCTTACGCCTCCGAATGCAATTAATTGACTCATTGCCTCAAATTGACACCACACTGGAACCCCTTCTAACCCCATAATAAAGTGTGATTAGAGCAAAGCAATCGAATCGAAAGCTGAAATGTCAAGTTCATGCGCATGCGCAAAGTCTCCAACTGCGTTCAATGCGAAATGCAGCCACAAATCAAATCGAGCTCGGTTTTCCCCCCTATATCACTCGTTTTGCTATAGCAGGGTCCAACTGTTGCGTGATTTTCCCCTCCCACTTTGCCAgcccctttttttatttttccccttCGGGTTCCAACTGCGGTTTACAAAGTCTCGCGCTTGTTTTTCATGTTTCTAGTCTCGCTTTTGTTGCCGCATTTGGCCGTTGAATGAAATGCGTCAGTGTATCAATAGCAGTCCCCTCGAACTTCCTTCAACTTTTTCCCACCACACCTCCTTTTAaatgcactgaaaacaaatgTGAAAgaaattgataaaatatatgttaattatatattcatattaacATCAAAGTTCAATTCAACTCGAGCAAGTTCTCTACCTctaaaattttgtaatttccgTAAGATATTACACATAATatctaatattttttaaattattgaatttttttctCTGCACCGTCTTGCGATTAAATCTGCTGTATTGAACTGACTGCAATGATTTATTGTACGCCGGCGGCCAAGAGTCAAGCGTCAATCGTGTCGACAGTCTCCCCTTACTTGGAGTCCGACTCGAAAATGGCAAGAAATTTCCTACTGGGCTTCGTTTTGGCAATAGCCGGTAATTGACCGGCAAAGAGAAAATCGCACAGAAGTCGCGGAGGTCAATACGAATTTGGCCTGCTCTTATGCTCGTTGCTATATGCAATTTAGAAAATTGATACGACATGGTATAGATAATTACCAATTTGAACGTACTTAATTTAATACAATAATCGAAAGCAATTTGGTggtatataaaaatagcttAATTCGAAATCGATTTGACAtgattattaataatattaataagctGTATACATAAAATGATAGACTAGCGTAGTAAGTCTGCAATAAACATATGTGTGGAAGATAGGATATTCTTTGTTGTAAGCTCTAGTAGTAAAGAAAGAATTTGTTATTAACTGTATAAAATTATTGGAAAATTGAtagcttatatatttttaagcccACTAGAACTTCTTTCTAACCAGAGTGTTTGAAAAATTAACCCATAGCTGTTGCTCTTTCTTTCTGTCACTCTTTGCATTTCCCCCGAAGAGTAAAAGTAgcgcacagcagcagcagcagcagcgataagagacagcagcaacatctgcagtaacacagcaacagcagcaacatcagcagtcgcaacagcaacaccagcagcaacagcagcaaaagcaacagcagcaacactcgCATTCGCCTGACATTCGGCGACTATCTGGCTGTGTTTTCACTCTTCAGTTTTCAGTCGTTCGCTGGCAGACGCGCCGACAACGtgcgtcgcagtcgcagcagtTTCCGATTCGGGTTCGGATCGAGATTCGGGTTCGGAATAACATTCGCGCAGTGCTGGTTTGGCAGGGGTTTTGTGCGTGATTGGAAAATTTGTCGCCTGAACGAAATAGAAAAGTGCACTGTTTGCAGGTGCATGCAAATGTGAGTTTCAGATGGTCGAGATTACAAAACGAACGATAAGGTGACATATTGAGTTTATGTGGCGCCAATATCGCTATCTATGTATGCATTGTCTTCTTATGACGGGcggaaaattgtgaaaatggGTTGGAACTACGATGGGAGGGCAAGGTACTGCCCACAGACTTGGCCAACACTTGAGACGCCAACTTTTTGCGTCTTTTGAACGCAAGCAGGCACACTGAGCGATAAAACACTCAAATCTATGGTCATTCTCTTATTTAGTCAGCTTATAAGGTATTATTTAAAGTATGCAGAAGCAAACagtaaagaaaatgttttcattcattttatttgactcaaaatgtttatattgAAATTAACTTAAACACTTTTGTTTATGAATGCCCGaccaacatttttttactgTGCATATATTTGCGTTTGCTTTCCTCTTGGCcatttcaaatgatttttcgcaaatttatTGCGCACACTTGAGTGTTTGTTTGTAAACATTTCGATTCGAGTAATTGGACACGTTCGCCGCATTCGGTGCACTCACTAATTTACTCATAAATGGAGCCACACCAAATCAACAGCGTCATCGTCGGTCAATACACGCGTAAACATCGAAAGCAGAAAGTGTAGAGGCAGAAAATGTTGCTTGAATTACACAATTCCCACAGctcacaacaaaaaacagctgATTTTCACACACCCTTTAACACGTACCCCCCACCCCTCACCACCTATCGCTTTACttgttgaaatgtttttggccAGGGAAAACACGAGAGCTGTCTCTTCCTCGCAGCCCATGGTACGTATGAGCAATGTCAAGTATACGCTCCGTAAGCCACCGGCACTGAGAGCGAAGAGCGTGCAGGTGGGGGTGGGAGAGAGCGCCATCAGCTGTCCATTGCCCCCGTTTATgcccatttgccatttgtctGGTTTCGTTTCTCTTCACCTCTcgcgctctctttctctctctctcttccatTCATTTTTATCGGCTTTGTTGTGCTTCgatgcgattcgattcgattcaattcgatggctttgtttttaaaaatacattttcatttgttttgatttcccCTTCAGATGGAATTTTCTTTGTTCGGCGGTACTGATAATAGAATAGGTACGGGCTATTTAAAGGGAAACAATAAGTAGATAGGACAACTTAATCCAGTCTTGtggttaatatattataaaacattttcattcattGTAAGAACCATTTTGAAATATACTATTTTAAGGCGCCGTATATTCCAGAAAAGCGTGCTGCTTAtcactttaaatgttttcggagttttataaaaaagttgtttaaaatgctttatttcccaacatttttaaatcttcctaaatcattttaaatacatttacttTTGTTTACATTGCGCACCACTGTGCTTCGTATATAATCGCTGCACACCCAATGGCACTCACATACGCATTGCACGAAAAAACTACGTAGAAAgacttatatatttaattaaatttgtgagttgttgtttggctctttgttgttggtggtgccTATAATACTGCTTCATTTGGCGTAGCTTCAGAACGGCAATCCCCATTAAATAGCATCATTTGCCGCTGAGCATCGGAGCTGATTGCTTGGCGCCCGGAGTAATCAAAATCGGGCTTAATTTCAAATAAGATTTAGGAGTGCGACGCGAATCCGCTGGCGGCACTAGAAACCTATTAGAAGATAATCTAAAGCTCGCATTTCTACAACTTGCTCTTCGTGAAGTGACCCAGAAAAACTCTGCTTAATACTAGGTCAGACtgccaaaaaacgaaaataaaacacacaaagcaaaacaaaagcggaacAAATCGGCATGAACTTGGAACAAACAGAATCTGGATAATTTTAACTAAGCCATCAGAGTCGCGAGTGTGTGGTTTTCTTACCTGGCCAGCACCGTTTCACCTGATGACCCAGCATGAAGGGCATCTGCGGTGAGCAGCTCAACAATTGCATGCTCCTGGGCGACTGCGAGAATAGTGAACATGGCACGGAACTGCCCGGTGCTTTCACCGGGGAGCCAGTGGAAATGGAGTCGGGTGGCGGAATGGGAGGCGGAATGGGAGGCGGTCTGGCCCTAGCCGCCCGTCGAATCCGAAGCCGGCAGGTGCACAGCATGGCCGTGCGATCGGGCAGTGCGTATGATACCCTGGAGCGACCATATCGGCATGATAAATGTCGGGGCCGCTGGGCCAAATCGGCGGACTTCTACTTTGCCAGCTGCACACATGCCTTCAGTTCGCTGATCTTCTCCGAGCTCTCCACCTTTGGAATACTTCATGGCGGTTGGCGTAAGTACCCTTAACGATGGCTAAAGGCTGAGTGAAGTGCACTTTAAAAGTAGGTACACTTACAGAAAAcctacaaatatatatactttattccattaaaataatgaaaagggTTTATATGGTAGCTTTTATGGCATTACCTTTTGtgagcaattttaattaatattaactaATTAACtcataattatttatgagtaaattattaatattgactaataataagaaaaaatatagCTTTTTATGATCAGAAAGTGACGTTTAACACTCTTGAATAGGAATTTTCAATCATTTGTGGCAGTGTATTTGCCAACGGTTATCCCCTTTGCTTGATCCCATTGCTTTTAGTTATCAATAAGATTCAATTAACTAAAGCAAAGGTTATCAGAGCTGCGTTAATGGCGGCTTTTTGCGTTTACTTTGaaaaataatcatattttGCGAGCGATAAGGTGAACAGCGTAGAAAAGACcgcaaaaaatcaaaagcccTGTTCCAGAATCCCTGTCATAAACCGACTTTAATTACCTCCAAAACAGGTTTTTCTAATGATTTAATTGGTGGTTATCAACAAGTTactaatttcatatttaagaTAGCTAATATGCAGTGCTCGACACAATGTGCACTCTAAAGATAATTGTTATGAGTATCAGGGTACAATGTTACTATGAATTACTCATAATATATCAGTAAAACGACAGTGCAGTTCCTCAACCAATGTAAAATCACTCATcatcataaatcataaatttctTACacttataatatatatttaatcttTAAATTCCTTTCTTAGTTTTGTTCATAATCGCCTACCTGATGGGAATGCTATTTTACGCGCTGCCGATATTTCTGATCCAAGCCTTTTTGGGACAGTTTTCATCTTCGGGATCCATATCAGCATTTCGCGTGGCGCCCATATTTAAAGGTGAAAAATCTGTTAAATAGTTTGCAAACGTAAAATGCGTCAACTAATGTGGCATACTCTTAGGCATTGGCTACGCCATTCTGTTCCTCAATCTGGGAACGCTCACCTATTACAGCATCGGAGCTGTAGTGCCACTCATATATACCGTGAACTCAGTACACCCGGTGATACCCTGGATGAGTTGCAACAACAGTTGGAATACCCAGGTGTGTTCCTTGCACGAGAACTACGACGTCGATGTGAGTGGGTTAGATATTTATACattcattaaatttgataGTTTGTGTCTATAGGACTATAGGGTTGATCCTCATTCCACGGTAGAGTTTTTCAGGTAAGTCATAGTCAACTTCACATTGACCTATGTATATCTAATATTGTGTGCATCTCTAGATCGACGATTGCCTCTACTGCAAAAGGTTCCAGTTCCATGAGCATATCCTGGTCCATGCTGCTGGGCGTTTTGTCCATTTGGTTGGTGGTTCTGGCCCTGCTGCTCAAGCCAGTTGCTTTTGTAAGTATATCttataaattcaataatttatgtaattaAGCAGCGACAGCTTTTAGATTGGAAAAGTACTGCGATGTTCATGCGTGCTGATGTTCGCCTTCTTCGTCGCTGTGTTCTTATACTCACTTATTCACGAGCAAGTCACGCTTGATACCCTGCATTACTATTGGTTGCCCCAGTTGGATAGTTTTGACAGCGTCCTGGCAACGGCTCGCACCGCCCTCCTGATGGCCGGTGGAGCCTTGGGACCCGGTTGGGGCAGTATCATAACCTTGTCCAGTTACAACCACTTCCGCAGAGATGCCGAAAGACTGAGTGTTTGGGTGTGCCTTACTCATATCACCATCGGATTGATGGGACTGCTCTGCTGCAATGTGGCCCATGATCACTTTGAGGGTAGGAGCTCATCcaagttgtattttttaaaacaattttagttcttaaattgtattatacAAACAGATCACGTGGGTATGATGCCATTACATGTGGATGAGAAGCATCACATGCAGTTCCTTTATCTCTGCTTCTCCTACTTGTTTGGACGCTTTACGACGACTCCAAACCTCTGGGCATTTCTCTTCTTTGGCATGATATTTTTATCAGAACTATGTGCCTTGGTAAGATACGTTTTGCATTCACTTGAGCATTTCCGTTGTAAATTACTTGTACTGTTTCAGATCATCCAAATGATGTCCGTTATTACTGCCCTGTTTGATGAGTTCGAGACATTGCGTTCAAAAAGGATCCTAGTGATTTCCTCGCTGGTCTTCTGCCTCACAGTCTCCtctgtatatttttgtactCAGGTGAGATTGAAATCTGACCTTTTTCGATAGCAttctataatatttgtttccCTTTTCAGTTGGGCTTCAGTCAGCTGACACAACTGCCCAATTTGGCTGTCTTTACACAGTTGCTTATTTCCGGAATCCTTGTACTGATGACCACTTGGGTTTATGGACGCGTGCGATTCCAGTGCGACTTGCAGTTCATGTTAGGCAAAACGATCTCaagtttcaaaattttctttatacgctttgccacgcccatattTCTGGGACTGTGTTTGGTAAGTAgtgatttcaatttttttttgcattttatatgaCTTATATTCTTCTTATTTCCTGCAGTTTCAACTAACCTATTTATTTACGCGTGATCGCATACACGACGTCCTGATTTACGTGAGCCAGGGCCTGATTCTCCTTACGGCCATGTCTTATATGGTTTACAAGGTATGTCGGACGAATGGCGATTGGCGCCAGCGATTGCAACAGTGCCTGGCTCCACATGATTGGCATCCGATGGATGCCGACAACCGGCGATTTTACGAGGAAATCATGGGCATCTCGGAGATGCTGGTTATAGATGCCAATGCCAACACCACATAGTGCCTAATATCGAATCGAATACTCCCTAGATCAAAACTCAATACTTAAAGCGTCGCCAAATGAAATGGCGTTGACAaatgaactgaactgaactcacTTTTATTATACACCCATACGCGGtaccactcacacacacacacacacaaacaaataccagaaaaacaaacacgcacactAGTATATACATAAGCGGATCAATTGGTAATGGCGATTGTTAGTTCTTGTAATGAAGTTGTACTGATATTTTCCAAATGCTAGCTATAGAGAACAATATACTGGTGATATTTAGTAGTTTCCTACTAAAATGTTCAACAAGCTTCGGCCAAAAATATTGTTATGAACTAATAAAATTTTACCTTTTAgccattgaaaatgtttaattcttttttttcggaaTTTGGGAAACGTATAAGGAACTAAGTGTCGTAGATTCGTTAAACTgtgttcaaaaaaaaaaattagtattttttttttcaaatttgttgccattttttatgataatttttgaatttttcccgaaaatcgtttttttgcgattatattcgaaacattcgaaatattggtccaaatatggaatgtcatacctggttgagttcgtaattaaatttccagtCGAacttcaaaaaagaaaatttttttttttgcaattcttATGATATGTCTTAtgtttgccgaaaatcgtttttcgttttttttgcgattatatttatcagtattttgatcagaacattcgaaatattgctccaaaagggtatactagattcgttgaaaagtatgtaacaggcagaaggaagcgtttccgaccaaataaagtatatatattcttgatcaggatcagtagccgagtcgatctggccatatccgtctgtccgtccgtctgtccgtatgaacgtcgagatctcaggaactacaaaagcttgaaagttgagattaagcatactgactcctgagacaggagacgcagcgcaagtttatcaattcatgttgccacgcccactctaacgcccacaaaccgcccaaaactgccacgcccacacttttgaaaaaggttttgatattttttcattgttgtattagacttgtaaatttctattgttttgccaataaactttttgccacgcccactctaacgccctgCACCCATATAAattagatatatattttgataatgcgtacttaaaaaaaagtacaaattatataattgTAGTTCTCGAAAATATAATGCCAGATTCATCGAAATTGGGACCAACCAAAGTCGTGGCGGTCATTTGAATGATTTCATATTCCACAGATAATAAGGTCAATGGACcttctaaatataaatttttaatgaatatcGGTATAGTGTGTGATTAAAGACCAAGTATGCATTAGGGCATGAGCATCTCATTCAATAGGAACGAGCTTATCAGAGACCTGCTGTCGGAATCGGATTCAGTTTGCCGGCATCGGTTCTACTAATTAGTCCGTAAATTCAAAAAGTAAAACGCTCGTGGATCGTTTGCACACATcaaatatagtatatacatatatattttataatataataatacatcTACCGAAGTGCAATATATCTGCAAACTGGTTTAAATCCACTTTCGTCCACAAATTGGTTGTGTGATATTGTGTTATAATGGTATATGAAACATCATATGAAACATCGTATGATATTGGGCTGAAGCTCTTTTCCCCTGATCCGAATCGTGGCAGGTGGGATAAGCCCACAGACTATATATTCGCCTGTTTTGGATTAGCCTTGAAGTTGGATGTCTTCCTGGCATCGTATTGGATGTTTTACGGCATGGGCAGTAAGTAATGCTAGGGCGA
This genomic stretch from Drosophila teissieri strain GT53w chromosome 2L, Prin_Dtei_1.1, whole genome shotgun sequence harbors:
- the LOC122615509 gene encoding sodium- and chloride-dependent glycine transporter 1 isoform X2, giving the protein MFAFFVAVFLYSLIHEQVTLDTLHYYWLPQLDSFDSVLATARTALLMAGGALGPGWGSIITLSSYNHFRRDAERLSVWVCLTHITIGLMGLLCCNVAHDHFEDHVGMMPLHVDEKHHMQFLYLCFSYLFGRFTTTPNLWAFLFFGMIFLSELCALIIQMMSVITALFDEFETLRSKRILVISSLVFCLTVSSVYFCTQLGFSQLTQLPNLAVFTQLLISGILVLMTTWVYGRVRFQCDLQFMLGKTISSFKIFFIRFATPIFLGLCLFQLTYLFTRDRIHDVLIYVSQGLILLTAMSYMVYKVCRTNGDWRQRLQQCLAPHDWHPMDADNRRFYEEIMGISEMLVIDANANTT
- the LOC122626127 gene encoding adult cuticle protein 1 isoform X2, with protein sequence MFVCALAGAHASWAQIAPGVSYVSPVAHGAGLWNGAWNGAWNGAWNGAWNGAPWGAPAAVAVHASAAPWGLTGAGWHGAAVPGINLAQGPGLAAGHGHEGVYVAKTRGAIHTAPLAGHINSATSVNVAPAPGTL
- the LOC122626127 gene encoding adult cuticle protein 1 isoform X1, translated to MKFAVAVVMFVCALAGAHASWAQIAPGVSYVSPVAHGAGLWNGAWNGAWNGAWNGAWNGAPWGAPAAVAVHASAAPWGLTGAGWHGAAVPGINLAQGPGLAAGHGHEGVYVAKTRGAIHTAPLAGHINSATSVNVAPAPGTL
- the LOC122626495 gene encoding adult cuticle protein 1; its protein translation is MKFAVAVVFTLALAMGVQSSVIPLLSQVAGHGLSYTAVSGPAVVASPWAVPAAHWPAAVNVASWPPAAIHAAAPAVVAAHAPSVVVAPVAHSGVYTAQTRGAIHTAPLAGHIQSVASINAAPAPGTL
- the LOC122615509 gene encoding sodium- and chloride-dependent glycine transporter 1 isoform X1 codes for the protein MKGICGEQLNNCMLLGDCENSEHGTELPGAFTGEPVEMESGGGMGGGMGGGLALAARRIRSRQVHSMAVRSGSAYDTLERPYRHDKCRGRWAKSADFYFASCTHAFSSLIFSELSTFGILHGGWLLFIIAYLMGMLFYALPIFLIQAFLGQFSSSGSISAFRVAPIFKGIGYAILFLNLGTLTYYSIGAVVPLIYTVNSVHPVIPWMSCNNSWNTQVCSLHENYDVDDYRVDPHSTVEFFRSTIASTAKGSSSMSISWSMLLGVLSIWLVVLALLLKPVAFIGKVLRCSCVLMFAFFVAVFLYSLIHEQVTLDTLHYYWLPQLDSFDSVLATARTALLMAGGALGPGWGSIITLSSYNHFRRDAERLSVWVCLTHITIGLMGLLCCNVAHDHFEDHVGMMPLHVDEKHHMQFLYLCFSYLFGRFTTTPNLWAFLFFGMIFLSELCALIIQMMSVITALFDEFETLRSKRILVISSLVFCLTVSSVYFCTQLGFSQLTQLPNLAVFTQLLISGILVLMTTWVYGRVRFQCDLQFMLGKTISSFKIFFIRFATPIFLGLCLFQLTYLFTRDRIHDVLIYVSQGLILLTAMSYMVYKVCRTNGDWRQRLQQCLAPHDWHPMDADNRRFYEEIMGISEMLVIDANANTT